A part of Nerophis lumbriciformis linkage group LG25, RoL_Nlum_v2.1, whole genome shotgun sequence genomic DNA contains:
- the ndufa12 gene encoding NADH dehydrogenase [ubiquinone] 1 alpha subcomplex subunit 12, with amino-acid sequence MAGYVNVVRRAFGQIGGHGGIRGFLLQLFRVNDVKTGALIGVDKYGNKYYEDKKNYFFGRHRWVIYTTQMNGKNTLWDVDGSMVPAEWHRWLHCMTDDPPTTHPPEPKKFLAEVHQFNTSGSPQQYVPYSTTRKKIHEWVPPQAGAH; translated from the exons ATGGCGGGTTACGTTAATGTTGTCCGAAGGGCTTTTGGACAAATAGGAGGTCACGGCGGAATTAGAGGGTTTCTTCTTCAACTCTTTAg GGTAAACGACGTAAAGACAGGGGCGCTGATTGGTGTTGACAAATATGGCAACAAATACTACGAGGACAAGAAGAACTATTTCTTTG GACGACATCGCTGGGTGATCTACACCACACAGATGAACGGAAAGAACACTTTGTGGGATGTGGACGGCAGCATGGTGCCCGCCGAATG GCATCGCTGGCTCCACTGCATGACAGACGACCCCCCGACAACACACCCTCCGGAGCCCAAGAAGTTCCTGGCCGAGGTCCACCAGTTCAACACGAGCGGCAGCCCCCAGCAGTACGTGCCCTACTCCACTACCCGCAAAAAGATTCACGAGTGGGTGCCGCCCCAAGCCGGAGCTCATTGA